A region of Sugiyamaella lignohabitans strain CBS 10342 chromosome A, complete sequence DNA encodes the following proteins:
- the ARE2 gene encoding Are2p (Acyl-CoA:sterol acyltransferase; endoplasmic reticulum enzyme that contributes the major sterol esterification activity in the presence of oxygen; ARE2 has a paralog, ARE1, that arose from the whole genome duplication; GO_component: GO:0005783 - endoplasmic reticulum [Evidence IEA]; GO_component: GO:0005783 - endoplasmic reticulum [Evidence IDA] [PMID 10672016]; GO_component: GO:0005789 - endoplasmic reticulum membrane [Evidence IEA]; GO_component: GO:0016021 - integral component of membrane [Evidence IEA]; GO_component: GO:0016021 - integral component of membrane [Evidence ISM] [PMID 12192589]; GO_component: GO:0016020 - membrane [Evidence IEA]; GO_function: GO:0008374 - O-acyltransferase activity [Evidence IEA]; GO_function: GO:0034736 - cholesterol O-acyltransferase activity [Evidence IEA]; GO_function: GO:0034737 - ergosterol O-acyltransferase activity [Evidence IGI,IMP] [PMID 10672016]; GO_function: GO:0016740 - transferase activity [Evidence IEA]; GO_function: GO:0016746 - transferase activity, transferring acyl groups [Evidence IEA]; GO_process: GO:0008204 - ergosterol metabolic process [Evidence IGI,IMP] [PMID 10672016]), whose protein sequence is MARSTGVASSGRKLNGSKTDEVVSKELQTDTQSHILDPINLSEVDTDLRSYREHLNFDNAYDDSASSTPKLSPISEPGSVTSADMSPSALRGQTLHRRTTSSSSASSLSNGFVLSADRTSKVKQTEVHLEGSEKKVLKSINEKSATKKEHRRYSYRNLSSHSQASILDAEASRSSVFFGFYTLFWVTIAFLIVRGSIYNYIRTSQLLGTNIVDILRKDLIKIALTDVGLYLGIYFAFFWQVGIKYGILDWNQSGWIVQHIWQACYLGFVLWFNEYMQFPWIGCVFLLLHSLVLVMKQHSYAFYNGHFWSIKSELDTASAKLLRIESSNSIITPEAREVIGRLKSQMEFCSEELRLQSEKTPFPANINLKNFFDYSMFPTLVYQIEYPRTSKIRWGYVLEKTLATFGVFFLMIIVAENYLYPIAMRALALRDNTLYEKVLHYPLILMDLVPPFILIYLLVFYIIWDAILNAIAELTRFGDRQFYGEWWNCVTWDQFAKDWNTPVHRFLLRHVYHSSISSFHISKQQATCKYKLVRTWRIFYEV, encoded by the coding sequence ATGGCCCGATCAACAGGAGTGGCCTCCAGTGGGCGAAAGCTAAATGGAAGTAAAACTGATGAAGTGGTTTCCAAAGAATTGCAAACAGACACACAGAGTCATATATTAGATCCGATCAATTTGAGTGAAGTGGACACTGACCTCAGGAGCTACAGGGAGCATCTCAATTTTGATAACGCTTATGATGACAGTGCATCATCTACACCTAAATTATCGCCTATATCCGAGCCGGGCTCAGTTACTTCGGCTGATATGTCTCCAAGTGCCCTTCGTGGTCAAACTTTACATCGGCGTACAACATCAAGCtcatctgcttcttcgttAAGTAATGGATTTGTTCTGAGTGCTGATCGTACATCGAAGGTGAAACAAACTGAAGTTCACTTGGAAGGTAGTGAGAAAAAAGTTCTCAAATCTATCAATGAAAAATCAGCTACTAAGAAAGAGCATAGGAGATATAGCTATCGGAACCTGAGTAGCCATTCACAGGCCAGTATTCTGGATGCTGAAGCTAGTCGGTCgtctgttttttttggcttctATACACTTTTTTGGGTGACTATAGCTTTTCTGATTGTCAGAGGCTCAATTTACAACTACATACGGACTTCACAATTACTAGGTACAAATATTGTCGATATTTTACGGAAAGACTTGATTAAGATTGCTCTGACCGATGTTGGTTTATATTTGGGTATctattttgcatttttttggCAGGTTGGAATCAAATATGGCATTTTGGATTGGAATCAGTCTGGTTGGATTGTACAACATATATGGCAGGCCTGCTATTTAGGCTTTGTTCTATGGTTTAATGAATATATGCAGTTCCCTTGGATTGGTTGTGTATTTCTTCTACTTCATTCTTTAGTCCTGGTTATGAAACAGCACTCATATGCATTTTATAATGGCCACTTTTGGTCTATAAAGTCCGAGTTGGATACTGCCTCTGCCAAACTACTAAGGATTGAATCTTCTAATTCCATAATAACACCAGAAGCCAGAGAGGTTATCGGTAGACTCAAGTCACAGATGGAATTCTGTTCTGAAGAATTGCGTTTGCAATCTGAGAAGACACCATTCCCAGCAAACATCAATCTCAAAAACTTTTTTGATTACAGTATGTTTCCTACACTGGTTTACCAAATCGAGTATCCAAGAACATCAAAAATAAGATGGGGATATGTACTCGAAAAGACCTTGGCAACATTTGGAGTGTTCTTCCTGATGATTATTGTGGCTGAAAACTACCTTTATCCGATAGCCATGCGGGCTCTTGCTCTCCGTGACAATACGTTGTATGAGAAGGTTTTACACTATCCGCTGATTCTAATGGATCTTGTCCCACCATTCATATTGATATATTTGCTAGTGTTTTACATTATCTGGGATGCAATTCTCAATGCTATTGCTGAGTTGACCAGATTTGGAGATCGTCAATTCTATGGGGAATGGTGGAATTGCGTTACCTGGGATCAATTCGCCAAGGATTGGAATACGCCTGTCCACCGCTTCCTACTTCGCCATGTTTATCACAGCAGCATCTCGTCTTTCCATATATCGAAGCAGCAGGCAACCTGTAAGTATAAATTAGTACGGACGTGGCGTATTTTTTATGAAGTTTGA
- the ATP23 gene encoding Atp23p (Putative metalloprotease of the mitochondrial inner membrane; required for processing of Atp6p; has an additional role in assembly of the F0 sector of the F1F0 ATP synthase complex; substrate of the Mia40p-Erv1p disulfide relay system, and folding is assisted by Mia40p; GO_component: GO:0016020 - membrane [Evidence IEA]; GO_component: GO:0005743 - mitochondrial inner membrane [Evidence IEA,IEA]; GO_component: GO:0005743 - mitochondrial inner membrane [Evidence IDA] [PMID 17135290]; GO_component: GO:0005758 - mitochondrial intermembrane space [Evidence IDA] [PMID 17135288]; GO_component: GO:0005739 - mitochondrion [Evidence IEA]; GO_function: GO:0016787 - hydrolase activity [Evidence IEA]; GO_function: GO:0046872 - metal ion binding [Evidence IEA]; GO_function: GO:0004222 - metalloendopeptidase activity [Evidence IEA]; GO_function: GO:0008237 - metallopeptidase activity [Evidence IEA]; GO_function: GO:0003674 - molecular_function [Evidence ND]; GO_function: GO:0008233 - peptidase activity [Evidence IEA]; GO_process: GO:0034982 - mitochondrial protein processing [Evidence IMP] [PMID 17135288]; GO_process: GO:0033615 - mitochondrial proton-transporting ATP synthase complex assembly [Evidence IMP] [PMID 17135288]; GO_process: GO:0016485 - protein processing [Evidence IMP] [PMID 17135290]; GO_process: GO:0006508 - proteolysis [Evidence IEA]) — protein MSSAESNLPSSDGERSARPVPSGFEWWRRTLEYKTGLGLTAESKEQYEQDLAAKIKDDQCKRCYEFRDWMLNFSPTVRFMAEQISKVGGNINSRNIICDECDEFKSGGFHPELGILLCQNRIYSKWHLEDTLSHEMVHAYDHCKFNVNWSNLQHHACSEIRASSLSGECRMMNQVVRNGIWKISKGHQDCVRRRATLSVRGNPNCKSDEEAAKVVNSVFDSCFADTRPFDEIYR, from the coding sequence ATGTCATCCGCTGAGAGTAACTTGCCGTCTAGTGACGGCGAGAGGTCGGCCCGCCCGGTGCCCTCTGGATTTGAATGGTGGAGACGTACTCTTGAGTATAAAACTGGGCTGGGTCTTACCGCCGAGTCTAAAGAGCAGTATGAGCAGGATCTGGCAGCCAAAATTAAGGATGATCAGTGTAAACGATGTTATGAATTTAGAGATTGGATGTTAAACTTTAGTCCTACAGTCAGATTTATGGCTGAGCAAATATCTAAAGTTGGGGGTAATATTAACTCTCgaaatattatttgtgaTGAATGTGATGAGTTTAAAAGTGGAGGTTTTCATCCTGAACTTGGTATTTTATTATGTCAGAATCGTATATATAGCAAGTGGCATCTAGAAGACACTTTATCTCATGAAATGGTACACGCATATGACCATTGTAAATTCAATGTTAACTGGAGCAATTTACAACACCATGCGTGTTCCGAGATTAGAGCGTCCAGTTTATCAGGTGAATGCCGAATGATGAATCAGGTAGTCCGCAATGGTATCTGGAAGATATCAAAGGGTCATCAAGACTGTGTTAGACGTAGAGCTACTTTATCGGTTCGAGGAAATCCGAACTGCAAGagtgacgaagaagcagccaaGGTTGTCAATTCAGTGTTTGACTCTTGCTTTGCAGACACCCGGCCCTTTGATGAAATTTATAGGTAA
- the GUF1 gene encoding GTPase GUF1 (Mitochondrial matrix GTPase; associates with mitochondrial ribosomes; important for translation under temperature and nutrient stress; may have a role in translational fidelity; similar to bacterial LepA elongation factor; GO_component: GO:0016020 - membrane [Evidence IEA]; GO_component: GO:0005743 - mitochondrial inner membrane [Evidence IEA,IEA]; GO_component: GO:0005759 - mitochondrial matrix [Evidence IEA]; GO_component: GO:0005759 - mitochondrial matrix [Evidence IDA] [PMID 18442968]; GO_component: GO:0005761 - mitochondrial ribosome [Evidence IDA] [PMID 18442968]; GO_component: GO:0005739 - mitochondrion [Evidence IEA]; GO_component: GO:0005739 - mitochondrion [Evidence IDA] [PMID 14562095]; GO_function: GO:0005525 - GTP binding [Evidence IEA,IEA,IEA]; GO_function: GO:0003924 - GTPase activity [Evidence IEA,IEA]; GO_function: GO:0003924 - GTPase activity [Evidence IDA] [PMID 16415861]; GO_function: GO:0003924 - GTPase activity [Evidence ISS] [PMID 8553703]; GO_function: GO:0016787 - hydrolase activity [Evidence IEA]; GO_function: GO:0000166 - nucleotide binding [Evidence IEA]; GO_function: GO:0043022 - ribosome binding [Evidence IEA]; GO_function: GO:0043022 - ribosome binding [Evidence IDA] [PMID 18442968]; GO_process: GO:0006184 - GTP catabolic process [Evidence IEA,IEA]; GO_process: GO:0045727 - positive regulation of translation [Evidence IEA]; GO_process: GO:0045727 - positive regulation of translation [Evidence IMP] [PMID 18442968]; GO_process: GO:0006412 - translation [Evidence IEA]), whose amino-acid sequence MNIFYRLLRVTRARAESKPWINSFALSLDGKAIDRSQHHQFLKYSTAVSKQKSLSKTEIRVASKELQDRIAAIPVENYRNFSIVAHVDHGKSTLSDRLLELTGVIEQGSNKQVLDKLEVERERGITVKAQTCTMLYNYQDTDYLLHLVDTPGHVDFRQEVSRSYASCGGALLLVDASQGVQAQTVANFYLAYSLNLELVPVINKVDLPHADVPRALDQIENMFELDTSKVVEISAKTGLGVENVLPAVVKNIPSPKGHSNKPLRCLLVDSWFDNYLGVVLLVHIVDGQLKSGTKIMSAHTKLKYDVRDVGIMYPDRLSTDYLSAGQVGYIVPGMKKSSDAHIGDTFMKVGEQVEPLPGFEEAKPMVFVGAFPAEGADFEKLEESIGQLTLNDRSVTLEKEASNALGQGWRLGFLGTLHASVFRERLEREHGGNLIITAPTVPYKIVWRDNTETIITNPDDFPTPSEMSSKVADLQEPYVECLMTMPQEYIGSVVRLCEANRGEQVEISYVSSSGQAMVKYLLPLSHLVDDFFGKLKGTTKGYAALDYEDAGYRSSKIVKLELLVNGKGIDALAQVMHYSQVESRGKEWVKRFKQYLRFQLFEVIIQARAGNRIVARETIKAKRKDVLAKLHASDISRRQKLLKKQKEGKKIMRSIGNVTIPQEAYQSFLARSN is encoded by the coding sequence atgaatatattttatagGTTACTACGGGTAACACGTGCTAGGGCCGAGTCCAAGCCATGGATCAATTCATTTGCATTATCTCTTGACGGTAAGGCGATAGATAGATcccaacaccaccaattTCTAAAATACAGTACTGCTGTTTCTAAACAGAAATCGTTATCAAAAACTGAGATACGAGTTGCATCTAAGGAATTGCAAGATCGCATAGCTGCAATACCCGTGGAAAACTATAGGAACTTCTCAATTGTGGCTCACGTCGACCATGGTAAATCCACGCTTAGTGACCGGCTACTCGAACTTACTGGAGTGATCGAACAAGGCTCCAATAAACAGGTTCTAGATAAATTGGAAGTTGAAAGGGAAAGAGGAATTACTGTTAAAGCTCAAACATGTACTATGCTTTACAATTACCAGGATACCGACTATCTGCTGCATCTGGTAGACACACCTGGGCATGTTGATTTCCGCCAAGAAGTTTCAAGAAGTTATGCTTCTTGTGGCGGTGCGTTACTATTAGTGGATGCCAGTCAAGGTGTCCAAGCCCAAACAGTAGCGAACTTTTATCTCGCTTACAGCTTGAATTTAGAACTTGTCCCCGTTATCAATAAGGTTGATTTACCACATGCAGATGTGCCTCGAGCATTGGACCAGATTGAAAACATGTTTGAATTAGACACGTCCAAGGTAGTCGAGATATCGGCAAAAACTGGGCTTGGTGTGGAAAATGTACTGCCTGCTGTTGTGAAGAACATTCCGTCCCCAAAAGGGCATTCTAACAAGCCACTGAGATGTTTATTAGTGGATTCCTGGTTTGATAATTACCTCGGGGTAGTGCTTCTTGTGCATATTGTCGACGGTCAGCTGAAAAGTGGGACCAAGATTATGTCGGCTCATACAAAGCTCAAGTACGATGTGAGAGATGTAGGAATTATGTATCCGGATAGATTGTCAACGGATTATCTTTCAGCTGGTCAAGTTGGGTACATCGTACCTGGTATGAAGAAAAGCTCAGATGCGCACATTGGAGATACCTTTATGAAGGTGGGAGAGCAAGTAGAGCCATTGCCAGGTTTTGAAGAGGCAAAGCCTATGGTGTTTGTGGGGGCATTTCCTGCTGAAGGCGcagattttgaaaaacTGGAAGAAAGCATAGGCCAATTGACTCTGAATGACAGAAGTGTCACTCTCGAGAAAGAAGCTTCAAATGCATTGGGTCAAGGTTGGAGACTCGGGTTTTTAGGTACCTTACATGCATCTGTGTTCAGGGAGCGATTGGAAAGGGAACACGGTGGTAATCTCATCATCACTGCTCCTACGGTTCCGTATAAAATTGTGTGGAGAGATAATACCGAGACCATCATTACAAATCCAGATGATTTCCCGACTCCATCCGAAATGAGTAGTAAGGTCGCAGATTTGCAGGAACCATACGTTGAGTGTCTAATGACGATGCCACAAGAGTATATCGGTTCTGTTGTTCGTCTCTGTGAAGCGAATCGTGGCGAACAGGTTGAGATTTCATATGTCAGCTCATCTGGACAAGCCAtggtgaaatatttattaccaCTATCACATCTTGTAGATGACTTCTTTGGAAAACTCAAAGGAACTACCAAAGGATACGCTGCATTAGATTACGAAGATGCGGGTTACCGGTCATCCAAAATTGTAAAGCTCGAGCTACTTGTTAACGGCAAAGGAATAGATGCCCTGGCTCAAGTTATGCATTATTCTCAAGTTGAGAGCAGAGGAAAAGAATGGGTAAAAAGATTCAAACAGTACTTACGATTTCAGCTGTTTGAGGTAATTATCCAAGCAAGAGCTGGGAACCGCATTGTAGCCCGGGAAACCATTAAGGCTAAACGTAAGGATGTGCTTGCTAAACTACACGCCTCTGATATCAGTAGACGACAGAAGCTTCTTAAAAAACAGAAAGAAGGTAAAAAGATTATGAGATCTATAGGTAATGTCACAATCCCACAAGAAGCATACCAAAGCTTCCTGGCCAGGTCAAACTAA